The Ignavibacteriales bacterium sequence GTTTAAACTGTGGATAAGATTTTTATTTGGCAAATTCAATTTTGTAAAATGTGCCAGGCTATAAGGAACAAATTTGTATTTTTCCTTTTCAGGTACAATGTTGTATTTATGTTCCGGCAAAAATAATGTAATAACCTTTTTATGAATTTGATAATACTTCAAAATCTCCAATGAACTAATGAAATCTTTATCATCTTTAGGCATCAGAAATAATAAATCTCTGGCATTGCTTATCACGTTATTAAAAGAAAATTCCCCGATATTTCTGCGCAAATATTTCTTCTTAATTATAAAATGAGCGATTTTCTTTTTTAATCCTTCAAACATTTTACTCCGACTTGATCATTTCTAAAAATTGTTCTTCTGAAAGAACTGAGATTCCTAATTTTAGTGCTTTATCTAATTTAGAACCGGGGCTTTCTCCTGCTAAAACAAAACTTGTATTCTTGCTAACCGATGAAACAACAATTCCGTCATGGCTCTGTATTATTTCTTTAGCATTTTCCCTCGACATAGAGGAAAGGGTACCTGTAAGAACGAACGATTTTCCTTCAAGCAGATTTGATTGGTTAACTTTTTTTTCTCCTGCTAAAGTTAGTCCTACTTTCTTAAGTCTCTCAATTATTTTTTTGTTGTGAGGATTAGCAAAAAACCTTTTTACACTTTGGCTGATACTTGACCCAATTTCATGAACTGCTTCAATCTCATCTTCCGTTGCACTCGATAATTTCTCGACGGAAAGAAAATGTTCAGCCAATTTATTGGCAGCACCCGATCCAACATAACGAATCCCTAAAGCAAATAACACTTTATTAAATGGTTTCTTTTTACTCATCTCAATTGCATTGAGGAGATTGTCGATACTTTTCTCTCCAAGACGTTCTATTTGAATTAGTTCGTCCCGCTTTTCTTTCAAAAAGTAGATGTCGGAATAATCTCTCAAAAAGTTCTGGTCAACAAACAAGTTAATTAATGCCTCACCTAGCCCTTCAATATCCATTGCTCCGCGTGCTGCAAAATGAGAAATTCTTCCTTTAACTTGAGCCGGGCAGAGATTGTTCTCACAATATATCGCAACTTCTTCTTCAGATTGGAATAAATTTGAACCACAGACCGGACATTTTGAAGGGACTTTTACTTCGGTAGAACTTTTTGTGCGTTTTGAAAGATCTACAGAAACAACTTTAGGAATTACATCGCCCCCCTTTTCAATTACTACCCAATCTCCTTCTCTAATATCTTTTCGCTTGATCTCATCAATGTTATGCAAGGTTGCGCGACTGATAGTTGAGCCTGCTAGAAACACAGGTTCCAATTCTGCAACAGGTGTAAGGGTACCGGTTCTTCCAACTTGCCAGGTAATTTTGTTTAGTTTTGTGTTCGCTTGTTTAGCTTTGAATTTAAATGCGACTGCCCATCGGGGTGATTTTGCAATTGTTCCGAGTATTTTTTGCTGCTTTCGAGAGTTAACTTTAATTACCACTCCATCAATTTCGTACGGAAGTTCGTCACGTTTTCCTTCCCATTCATTACAAAACTGTAATACTTCTTCAATGTTCTTACAGACTCGATAGTTTTTATTAATGCGGAAACCAAGGTTCTTGAGTAGAATTAAATTTTCGGATTGTGATTTTAATTCTTCTTTTTCCGAAAATAAATAATAAACAAAGATTTGAAGAGGTCGTTTGGCAACTAATTGAGGATTTTGCAATTTGAGTGTTCCTGCCGATGAATTACGCGGATTTGCAAATGTTTTTTCGCCATTTAGTTCACGTTCTTCATTTAATTTTTTAAACGCTTCCAGTTCCATAAAAACTTCACCGCGAACTTCAAACTCACTCAGGTTTAATTTTAGTTCTGCCGGTTTTTTAATTACAAGCGGTACCGAACGGATTGTTTTAGCGTTATTTGTTACATCCTCGCCAACAGTTCCATCGCCGCGTGTTGCTGCTACATTCAATTTTCCATTAATATATCTAAGGCTAACAGAGAGTCCGTCAATTTTAAGTTCGCAGACATATTCAATTTTTTCATTTTTAGGCAACCTTTCCCTTACGCGTCTGTCGAAATCAATCACTTCAGTTTCACTATATGTATTCGACAAACTCAGCATTGGAATTTTATGCTGAATAGATTTGAATTCCTTTGTTAGATCTGAACCAACTCGCTGTGTTGGAGAATCCGGTGTAATAAACTGTGGATTTTCTTTTTCAAGCTTAATGAGTTCATTTAACAACTGATCGAATTCATAATCACTTATTACCGGTTGAGCAAGTACAAAGTAATTGTAATCGTGCACACGGATCAGTTCTCGAAGTTCTTCAATTCTTTGTTGTGGGCTTTTTTTCATTCGTTTGCGGTGGGATAGTATAATATTTGATACCATCTGATGTGATAAAAAGATTTCTTATTTCACCGGGTTTGCCTACATTTTCTACCGGTTTGTTATTAAAGAACACTTTGACATTGCCTGCGTTTCCAACACTTAAACTAAAACTTTTTGTCGCCGCAAAATTCATTTTTGAATTTGCCGGAACTACTTGCTGCTGTACTATTTTTCCATCAGTTGAGACTTTTACCCAGACTCTTTCCGTCGTTAAGACAGAGAGTCGTAAACTATCGGGCAATGAAGACGGAGAGTTTACCATATTTTGCGTTTGTTCTTGAGTCTGAATTGGTTTTTCAATTTCAAAACGTTCACTATCTGAAACAACTGTTTCCTGTCCTGTCTTTTCTTGAATAATCTCATTTGAAGAACCGCTTAAGAAAGCAAAGTAAATAACAACTAACGCAATTAATATTATTCCACCGCCAATGATATAATTGGTTTTCAATCCTTTTGCTTCTTTTACTTCAGCTAAGTTTGACTGCCATGCCGGAGACTCGGCAGTACTGAATTCTTTTTTAATCGGTTTTTTTTCAGAGGAATCATTTGTTTTGGCTTCATCAATCTCAGGATTAGCAACTGTGTCTATTTTTGTTTGAGGAACTTCTACAACTGGTTTTTCTTCAATCTTACCGGATTTTGCTATCTCATACTTTTGAAGAATTTCTTTAGGATTGAGATCGATTGTGCTAGCATATTCTTTTATGAAAGCTCTAATATATATATCTGGTAGGAGTTCGAAGTTTGCATCTTCAATTGCTTGAAGAAATTTTAAATCAATTTTAGTCTTGGCAGCTATATGTTGCAGTCCTATAGCTTTGGCTTCGCGAGCGGATTTTAATTCATCAGCAAATTGCTTTAATAGTTCTGATGCCATAGAATTTACAGATTACTTATTAATTCTTTTCTAATTTCGCAGCAAAAGAACCGTCAATACCATGAATATGTGGCAACGTTTGGACAGTACCGTTTTCTGCCACAACCTCATTTGGTAAAAAATTAACGGCATTAACTAAACTGAAATTCGAATTTTCCGATAAAAATTTATTAATAATTTCAAAATTTTCTTCGGGCTCAATGGTGCAAGTGCTGTATACTAAACTACCGCCCGTTTTTAATTGTGCTGCGCCGCTTTTCAGTAACTCGTATTGAATATTAACAATATTTCTGATATCACTCAAATCCCTTTTCCATTTAATATCAGGTTTCTTTGTAAGAGTTCCTAATCCGGAACAAGGTGCATCTACCAAAACTCTGTCAAAGCCAGCTTCGTCTTTATACTCATTTGCGTCAATTGTAACCGTTTTAACGTTTTTTACTTTTAATCGATCAAGATTTTTTTGTAGCACTTTTAATCTGCTATCGAAGCGGTCGAGCGCTACAATTTCTCCCGTGTTCTTCATGAGATCTGCCATTAAAGCTGTTTTTCCTCCCGGAGCTGCACAAAGATCTAAAACGCGCATTTCAGGTTTTATATCCAAAAGTTTAATTGGTAATCCGGTACTTTCATCCTGAACTGAAAAATATCCTTTGTGAAAATATTCCCAATCTGTAATGTTGGATAAATTTGCCATACGAATAAAATCCGGTAAATATTTGCCGTCACTGAATTTTAACTCAACTGAATTTAAGAGTTCTTTCATTTCATCAACACTAGATACCAAACTGTTAACATGAAGTGTAAGAGACGGTTTATTATTATTCGCTATAAGAAATTTTTCGGTGTCTTCCTTTCCGTAACGGTTAACCCATCTTTTAACCAACCAAGTTGGATGAGAATAATAAGCACTAAGGTAAGCAATCACATCTTCGTTTGGATCAGGATAACGGATAGAGTCTTTGCTTCTAATAATGTTACGTAAGACAGCATTCGTTAGATCGGCAGGTTTCTGTCCTTGCAGCTTTTTAACAAAATCTACTGCTTCATTAACGGCTGCATAATCCGGAACTTTATCTAAAAATAAAATCTGATAAAGTGCTACACGCATTGCATTCTTAACGTTAGGAATGCACTTAGAAAATTGTCCTTTATAAAATCCGTTAAGAATCCAATCAATTCTACCTAACCAGCGGGTAACACCGTGTACAATTTCGTATAACAATGATTTATCGGGACCGGAGAGGCTGGAATTTTTAATTTCAATATCTAGAAGTTTATCCAGGTATGCATCAGTTCTATCAATTCTGTTAAGAATCTTAACTGCATGTCCTCTAACCCCTTGATAGAGATTCATACCGATTGTTTCGCTGTTCTGTTCCTGTTCCATATCAAACAATAATTATTAGGTGCTAATTTATTTCAGTGAAAAATGAATGATTAAAAGGGTGGATTTAAAAAGAGAAAGGGCTGCTGAAACAGCCCTATATATAACTCTTAAAAGAAAATTTAAACGAATTTTTCTTCCTTTACGCCATATTTCTTTTTAAATCTTTCAACACGACCTGTGGAATCTACAAGTTTTTGTTTTCCGGTAAAGAATGGATGACAATTAGAACAAAGTTCTATTTTGATACTGCTAACTGTAGAACGTGTAACAAATGTATTTCCACAAACACATGTGACTTCACATCGTTGATAAGTTGGATGAATTCCTTGTTTCATTTTAAAACTACTTCCTTGATTATTTTGGACACAAATTTAGGCATGCTGTAGCTAAAAAACAAACTCGAATTGTGCAGATTATGGCATTTTTTGGACTTTTTTCAAAGAATCTGCCTTCATCTGTGCTTTTCTAAGTGAGTCTATCTGTGCTCGATATTTATTTAAAGTGTTTTGATCCGGTTTTTCCGATATGAAGAAACCGTCATACGGAGCCGGTTCATTACCGCTGTTAACAATGTTTCCTCTCTGCATATCTCTTTGATGACCGCTGCCGGAAATATAATCATCGAGTGATACAGACCTTGAAGCACCAAAAGGAAATCTGACATTCATTTTATTTAATGAATTCGCTTGGTTTAGCGGAGAACTTGAATTTTTATTTGTAACAGCAGAATTACTAATTTGAGCAGAATTGTTCGCAGCTATATCATTACCGGCTTCAATTTTATTATTCAAACTCTGTTGATCACCAACCTTTTGAGCTGAATTAAGTAAAGGATTATCTATTTGCTGAGAAGAGGGGAGGAAAACAAATAATAAAATAATTGCTGTAACAACTACTGCAGAAGGAGCTAAAAACTTAACCCAGTTGAAACGCTGTTTTTCCTCATCCATTATTCCAAAATTTTTATTCTTTATCCTCGTCATCAAATTGAATTCAAAATTTTCAGGCGCTTCAACTTTTGGAAGATTTTGAAGATCTTTAATCATTTTGGAATAATTACTTTCATTTTCATTGTAAATAGTTTTCATAGGCTACTCTTTATAAATATGTTTTAAGAGTTTTTGTAATTGAGCGCGACCGCGATTAATTCTCGATTTAACTGTTCCAATCGCGAGTCCCGAAATTTCAGAAATTTCTTCATATGATAAATCTTGTATATCTCTTAGTATCACAACTTCTCTATAAACCGGTTTTACTTTAAGCAATGCTTTTTGAATAATCTCATTTCTAATCTCACCATCCGCGATCTTTTCCGGTGAACGAAACATTTTATCTTCAATCTGCGGAGTTTTATCATCATCGTTATTGCTAATTGAAAGAATACTTCTTCTTCGTCTCCGCTTCAATTCATTCTTTGCAAGATTTCCGGCAATAGTATAAATCCAAGTAGAAAATTTTGCAAATGATCTATAAGAATCCTTGTTAAGATAAAATTTAATCATCGTGTCTTGAACAATATCAGTACAAACGTCTCTGTCGCCAACAAATCTATAAACAAAATTCATCAATGGATCTTTATAACGCCTAACCAAAATTTCATAAGCTTCAAGAGTATTACTGTCTTGAAACTCTTTAATAAGCTCTTCATCTTTTAGTTCGGTTAGCGACTTATTCAATGAGTATTATACCCTATCTGAAAAGAAATGTTTCAAATTTTCCCGTTAATTTTAGCCATATAAGAAAATAAAAGCAACCGGTATTAAACTAAAAAACCGGATGAAACTTCAAGACCCAGCATTTCCGAAATCAAAGTAAGCAAAACCGTTTTGGCGTCGGCAGAAGTAGTTTTTATCGCGATATCTGCATTTAGCAGGGCGCGAGAAGCATTAAGAAGGCGTTCATCATTCATCATATAACTCGCCTTTTTGCAATTTACATAATATCCCCAGCTCACACCGGCTAATTTGGCTGCTTCATTATCATTAATCCCTAATTTCACCAATTCCATTATTTGCGCAACGATTAATACAAATTTTGAAAGCATATTCACAATAACGACTATCTCCATGCCTGAGTCAAAAAGATTATATGCAACTTCAACCGCTTTCGATTTATTCCCTTTTCCAACAGCATCCTGAAGATTAAATATTGAATATTCTTTTGTGGGCGATGCGATTTTAATTATATCTTCGGTAGTAACTTTCTCTTTATCCGGCAAATAATTTAATAATTTTTGAAGCTGAATCTCGAGTAACGATTTGTCCTCTCCAACTATATCAACCAAAAACTGCGCTACATTGCTTGGAAAATTAATCCCGATTTGTTTTGCTTTTTTCACCAGCCAATCAATCAGTTCATCACCTGTCGCAACACGTGCTTCAAATAATGCGTCTATGTTTAATAAATTAGAATACGGCTCTCTTGAAGGATCGGAAATCTTGCCGGCTTGAGTTACTACTAAAATTGTAAATTCAGGCGGACTCTTAATGAAAGCGGATAATTCTTTCTTTTCGTTAAATTTTTCAAAATTCTTAACAACAATTAATTTTTTACCGCCGCCAAACGGAAATGATAATGCCAGATCCAAAATTTGAGATAAACTTTGATTCTTTTCCGCACTTATTACTTCTTTATCAAAATCGGAGAGAACAAAAGGTGCCGCAGCTTTTTCTATTGTCTCAACAGCAAGATCCAATGTATATTGATCTTCACCGCAAAGGAAATAGATTGGTAGAAATCTATCTTTCGAAAGAGATTTAGATATTTCCGTTACAGATGGAATTTGAATTTTAGCCATAAATTATCATTTAAGAAGATAAAATTATATAAAAGGATCTAGCTTGCCCGTTTTTCAATAATTATTTTTTGAATTGAAACTGCCTTAAGTGGTTTTTCATTTTTATCGGTTCTTAATTTTCCAATATCGTGAACAACATTCATCCCGCCAATAACTTTACCAAAAATTGTATGTCTTCCATCCAGCCACGGTGCAGCACTAATCGTAACAAAGAATTGGCTTCCGTTTGTATTAGGTCCGGCATTAGCCATTGCAAGGACTCCAGCGTCATCAAAATGGAATGTCCGCACAATTTCATCCTCAAACTTTTTACCGTAAATGCTTTCGCCTCCCTCACCTGTTCCGGTTGGGTCGCCGCCTTGAATCATAAAATCTTTTATGACACGATGAAATGTTAATCCGTTGTAATAACCTTTAACCGAAAGTGCAACAAAATTTTCTACAGTCTTTGGTGTTTCTTTGGCATATAATTCTAATTCGAAAGTACCTAGGTTTGTCTCAAGTACAGCAGCCAGTTTCTCTCTTCCTTGCAAATCTAATAATTGAGAAACTGTAGCACCGTCTTGAGATGATTGTAAAACTTTTGGCTTGCATGATAAACAACAAATCATCAAAGCAATTGAAGAAACGATAAAAAATATTTTTCTTTTTTTCATTTCATAATCCTTATGGTAATATTATTCCCTTCCCAAGAAGAAATAAAATAATTATACCTGCAATAATTCTATACACAATAAAAACAAATGTTGATTTCTTTTTTAAGTAACGAAGAAGCAATCCGATTGAAAGATAACCAACAACTGCAGAAGCTATTGTTGCAGCAATCAAATTAATCATTCCGCTATGATCAATATATTTCAGCGATTGATAGAATTCTAACAATCCGCTTGCGGCAACAGCCGGAATGCTCATTAAAAAAGAAAAGCGTGCAGCAGTCTCGCGGTCAAATCCAAGAAATAAACCGGCAGTTATTGTTGTACCCGACCGTGATGAACCGGGTATTAAAGCAAATGATTGAGCAAAACCGATAATTACTGCATCGTACCACTTAATGTCTTTGGTCTTGCGCGTAAATTTGCCTGTCTTTTCAGCTACAGCAAGAATTATTGCCAGAACAATTAGACTTCCGGCAATGATATATAAATCTTTTGTAAGCACACCTTCTATTATATGTTTGAAGCTCAGACCGATGACTGCTACAGGAAGAGTTGCAAAAATCAAATACCAGCCCATCTTTGAATTCATTGACTGTTCATTTATTTTTTTACGATCAAGTATATTGTCGTGAACAAAATCCTCAAGAATCAAGAGCAAATCTTTCCAAAAATAGACCAATACTGCGATAAGGGTTCCAAGTTGGATAACAGCAATAAAAGCCGTCCAATGTTCCGGATTTTCAGCAGATATTAAATTCATCAATTTACCAGCTACTGTTAAGTGCCCGGTGCTGC is a genomic window containing:
- a CDS encoding sigma-70 family RNA polymerase sigma factor, which codes for MNKSLTELKDEELIKEFQDSNTLEAYEILVRRYKDPLMNFVYRFVGDRDVCTDIVQDTMIKFYLNKDSYRSFAKFSTWIYTIAGNLAKNELKRRRRRSILSISNNDDDKTPQIEDKMFRSPEKIADGEIRNEIIQKALLKVKPVYREVVILRDIQDLSYEEISEISGLAIGTVKSRINRGRAQLQKLLKHIYKE
- a CDS encoding helix-turn-helix domain-containing protein is translated as MASELLKQFADELKSAREAKAIGLQHIAAKTKIDLKFLQAIEDANFELLPDIYIRAFIKEYASTIDLNPKEILQKYEIAKSGKIEEKPVVEVPQTKIDTVANPEIDEAKTNDSSEKKPIKKEFSTAESPAWQSNLAEVKEAKGLKTNYIIGGGIILIALVVIYFAFLSGSSNEIIQEKTGQETVVSDSERFEIEKPIQTQEQTQNMVNSPSSLPDSLRLSVLTTERVWVKVSTDGKIVQQQVVPANSKMNFAATKSFSLSVGNAGNVKVFFNNKPVENVGKPGEIRNLFITSDGIKYYTIPPQTNEKKPTTKN
- the holA gene encoding DNA polymerase III subunit delta, with the protein product MAKIQIPSVTEISKSLSKDRFLPIYFLCGEDQYTLDLAVETIEKAAAPFVLSDFDKEVISAEKNQSLSQILDLALSFPFGGGKKLIVVKNFEKFNEKKELSAFIKSPPEFTILVVTQAGKISDPSREPYSNLLNIDALFEARVATGDELIDWLVKKAKQIGINFPSNVAQFLVDIVGEDKSLLEIQLQKLLNYLPDKEKVTTEDIIKIASPTKEYSIFNLQDAVGKGNKSKAVEVAYNLFDSGMEIVVIVNMLSKFVLIVAQIMELVKLGINDNEAAKLAGVSWGYYVNCKKASYMMNDERLLNASRALLNADIAIKTTSADAKTVLLTLISEMLGLEVSSGFLV
- the uppP gene encoding undecaprenyl-diphosphatase UppP; its protein translation is MNTFEAILLGIIQGITEFLPISSTGHLTVAGKLMNLISAENPEHWTAFIAVIQLGTLIAVLVYFWKDLLLILEDFVHDNILDRKKINEQSMNSKMGWYLIFATLPVAVIGLSFKHIIEGVLTKDLYIIAGSLIVLAIILAVAEKTGKFTRKTKDIKWYDAVIIGFAQSFALIPGSSRSGTTITAGLFLGFDRETAARFSFLMSIPAVAASGLLEFYQSLKYIDHSGMINLIAATIASAVVGYLSIGLLLRYLKKKSTFVFIVYRIIAGIIILFLLGKGIILP
- a CDS encoding peptidylprolyl isomerase: MKKRKIFFIVSSIALMICCLSCKPKVLQSSQDGATVSQLLDLQGREKLAAVLETNLGTFELELYAKETPKTVENFVALSVKGYYNGLTFHRVIKDFMIQGGDPTGTGEGGESIYGKKFEDEIVRTFHFDDAGVLAMANAGPNTNGSQFFVTISAAPWLDGRHTIFGKVIGGMNVVHDIGKLRTDKNEKPLKAVSIQKIIIEKRAS
- the rpmE gene encoding 50S ribosomal protein L31, with translation MKQGIHPTYQRCEVTCVCGNTFVTRSTVSSIKIELCSNCHPFFTGKQKLVDSTGRVERFKKKYGVKEEKFV
- the ligA gene encoding NAD-dependent DNA ligase LigA gives rise to the protein MKKSPQQRIEELRELIRVHDYNYFVLAQPVISDYEFDQLLNELIKLEKENPQFITPDSPTQRVGSDLTKEFKSIQHKIPMLSLSNTYSETEVIDFDRRVRERLPKNEKIEYVCELKIDGLSVSLRYINGKLNVAATRGDGTVGEDVTNNAKTIRSVPLVIKKPAELKLNLSEFEVRGEVFMELEAFKKLNEERELNGEKTFANPRNSSAGTLKLQNPQLVAKRPLQIFVYYLFSEKEELKSQSENLILLKNLGFRINKNYRVCKNIEEVLQFCNEWEGKRDELPYEIDGVVIKVNSRKQQKILGTIAKSPRWAVAFKFKAKQANTKLNKITWQVGRTGTLTPVAELEPVFLAGSTISRATLHNIDEIKRKDIREGDWVVIEKGGDVIPKVVSVDLSKRTKSSTEVKVPSKCPVCGSNLFQSEEEVAIYCENNLCPAQVKGRISHFAARGAMDIEGLGEALINLFVDQNFLRDYSDIYFLKEKRDELIQIERLGEKSIDNLLNAIEMSKKKPFNKVLFALGIRYVGSGAANKLAEHFLSVEKLSSATEDEIEAVHEIGSSISQSVKRFFANPHNKKIIERLKKVGLTLAGEKKVNQSNLLEGKSFVLTGTLSSMSRENAKEIIQSHDGIVVSSVSKNTSFVLAGESPGSKLDKALKLGISVLSEEQFLEMIKSE
- the rsmB gene encoding 16S rRNA (cytosine(967)-C(5))-methyltransferase RsmB produces the protein MEQEQNSETIGMNLYQGVRGHAVKILNRIDRTDAYLDKLLDIEIKNSSLSGPDKSLLYEIVHGVTRWLGRIDWILNGFYKGQFSKCIPNVKNAMRVALYQILFLDKVPDYAAVNEAVDFVKKLQGQKPADLTNAVLRNIIRSKDSIRYPDPNEDVIAYLSAYYSHPTWLVKRWVNRYGKEDTEKFLIANNNKPSLTLHVNSLVSSVDEMKELLNSVELKFSDGKYLPDFIRMANLSNITDWEYFHKGYFSVQDESTGLPIKLLDIKPEMRVLDLCAAPGGKTALMADLMKNTGEIVALDRFDSRLKVLQKNLDRLKVKNVKTVTIDANEYKDEAGFDRVLVDAPCSGLGTLTKKPDIKWKRDLSDIRNIVNIQYELLKSGAAQLKTGGSLVYSTCTIEPEENFEIINKFLSENSNFSLVNAVNFLPNEVVAENGTVQTLPHIHGIDGSFAAKLEKN